One region of Phycisphaerae bacterium genomic DNA includes:
- a CDS encoding metallophosphoesterase: MICLYPSLRVLGVVLACTLVAKAAETSQPATSPALRIVGGPYLQAPSPTSMTVVWTTNRPCVSKLQFGPSANEMPNVATSAHHGLIDANTTLHRITVSGLSPGTTRHYRAVSTEIVEFNPYKVKYGPSVRSEGQFTTLDPKKETFSFCVLNDRHDRAPKLRQDLGAVKWEAVDLVFALGDVMNDPKNEPQIFQNFINPCVEFFAGRIPLVFVRGNHETRGALARNLIDYFPTESGRYYYSFDHGGVYFLLLDGGEDKGDDSTEYSGLAAFEDYLKQETKWLDQELKSPAFLNARFRVCLLHIPPVAEVKDTKFIRAPWLRDNWSPRLSKAGIDLILCGHTHVYAELPPDVSRAYPIVVGGTDTVIRVDVSPERLQMTTFKDNGAVLSRPPEVRVKR, encoded by the coding sequence ATGATCTGCCTATACCCATCCCTCCGCGTATTGGGCGTCGTGCTCGCGTGTACCCTGGTCGCGAAAGCGGCCGAGACGAGTCAACCGGCTACGTCCCCGGCGCTGCGGATCGTCGGCGGACCGTACCTGCAGGCTCCTTCGCCAACAAGCATGACCGTCGTCTGGACAACCAACAGACCATGTGTCTCCAAACTCCAGTTCGGTCCGTCCGCGAACGAGATGCCCAACGTCGCAACCAGCGCCCACCACGGCCTGATCGATGCGAACACCACGCTGCACAGAATCACGGTCAGCGGCCTGAGCCCGGGAACGACCCGCCACTACCGCGCGGTCTCCACCGAGATCGTCGAGTTCAACCCCTACAAGGTGAAGTATGGGCCGAGCGTCAGAAGTGAAGGGCAGTTCACGACCCTCGACCCGAAGAAGGAGACGTTCTCGTTTTGTGTCCTCAACGACCGCCACGACAGGGCACCCAAGCTGCGACAGGACCTGGGGGCGGTCAAGTGGGAGGCCGTGGACCTCGTGTTCGCCCTGGGCGACGTCATGAACGACCCGAAGAACGAACCACAGATCTTCCAGAACTTCATCAACCCCTGTGTGGAGTTCTTCGCGGGACGAATACCGCTGGTCTTTGTTCGCGGCAACCACGAAACGCGCGGAGCACTGGCCCGCAACCTCATCGACTACTTCCCCACCGAAAGCGGACGATACTACTACTCCTTCGACCATGGGGGTGTCTATTTCCTGCTGCTGGACGGCGGGGAGGACAAGGGCGATGACTCCACGGAATACAGCGGGCTGGCGGCCTTCGAGGACTACCTCAAGCAGGAAACCAAATGGCTCGACCAGGAACTCAAGAGCCCCGCGTTCCTCAACGCGCGTTTCCGCGTGTGCCTGCTGCACATCCCGCCTGTGGCCGAGGTCAAGGACACCAAGTTCATCCGCGCCCCGTGGTTGCGCGACAACTGGAGCCCCAGGCTCAGCAAAGCGGGAATCGACCTGATCCTCTGCGGCCATACCCACGTCTACGCCGAATTGCCACCCGACGTGAGCCGGGCGTACCCCATCGTAGTGGGCGGAACGGACACGGTCATCCGCGTCGACGTCTCGCCCGAACGACTACAAATGACGACCTTTAAGGACAACGGCGCGGTCCTGTCACGGCCGCCCGAGGTCCGGGTGAAACGGTAG
- a CDS encoding NAD(P)H-hydrate epimerase has translation MKKTPTLTREQCRAVDRYAIEQLGIPGVVLMENAGRNAADLIERWLRRGVSESSPSKSRPSPRVEPRPDHVAVVCGKGNNGGDGFVIARHLIHRGYQVGVVLLGDPGTLAGDAAANHAVLVRMGVRIRPLTESSLAPAVRTWRQCSIVVDALLGTGFAGQVQGLLAKVIEAVNSLAGPTIVAVDVPSGLDADTGEPGGAAIRANHTVTFLATKTGYLRPTARHYLGRVHVVDIGAPTQLILARLGSEK, from the coding sequence ATGAAGAAAACACCGACGCTGACTCGCGAACAGTGCCGGGCGGTAGACCGATACGCCATCGAGCAACTTGGCATCCCCGGCGTGGTCCTGATGGAGAATGCGGGGCGAAACGCGGCCGATCTGATCGAGCGGTGGCTGCGGCGGGGAGTGTCAGAGTCTTCGCCGTCCAAGTCACGACCCTCGCCGCGAGTAGAACCACGACCCGACCACGTGGCCGTCGTCTGCGGCAAGGGCAACAACGGCGGCGACGGTTTCGTCATCGCCCGGCACCTGATCCATCGCGGCTATCAAGTCGGCGTGGTCTTGTTGGGTGACCCCGGCACCTTGGCCGGCGACGCGGCCGCCAACCATGCGGTTCTGGTTCGGATGGGCGTCAGGATCCGGCCGCTGACGGAATCGTCCCTCGCTCCGGCGGTTCGTACGTGGCGGCAATGCAGCATCGTCGTTGATGCATTACTTGGAACCGGTTTCGCCGGACAGGTCCAGGGACTGCTGGCCAAGGTCATCGAAGCGGTCAACAGCCTAGCCGGTCCCACGATCGTGGCGGTCGACGTGCCGTCCGGCCTCGATGCCGACACCGGCGAGCCGGGCGGCGCTGCGATCCGAGCGAACCACACCGTCACCTTCCTAGCCACCAAGACCGGCTACTTACGGCCGACAGCAAGGCACTATCTTGGCAGGGTCCATGTGGTCGACATCGGCGCCCCGACGCAACTCATCCTGGCTCGACTCGGATCAGAAAAGTAA